One Fontisphaera persica DNA window includes the following coding sequences:
- a CDS encoding NADPH:quinone reductase gives MKAAFIERTGPPEVIRYGELPVPAVKDHQVLVRVKAVSVNPIDTYLRAGAVPMPLPMPYIPGCDLAGVVEAVGPQVRRFRPGDRVWGSNQGLLGRQGTFAEFAAVDECWLYPAPADVEDEALAAAALVGITAHLGLFRNAQLRAGETLFINGGSGGVGSMVLQMAKIAGATVIATAGSEAKAKICRDLGADYVIEYQKQDVVQAVRQFAPNGVQIWWETQRDPDFDRAISCLAQRGRMVVMAGREARPPFPVGPFYVKDCSLHGFVMFNATPEEQEACAKDISRWLAEGRLQPRIDRVLPLAEAAKAHQLQEDNTLRKTGVLAGKIVLRCP, from the coding sequence ATGAAAGCGGCTTTTATTGAGCGGACGGGCCCCCCGGAGGTCATTCGTTACGGCGAATTGCCGGTGCCCGCCGTCAAAGACCATCAAGTGTTGGTGCGGGTCAAGGCGGTATCAGTTAACCCCATTGACACCTACCTGCGCGCCGGCGCGGTGCCCATGCCCTTGCCCATGCCCTACATCCCGGGTTGCGACCTGGCCGGAGTGGTGGAAGCCGTCGGCCCCCAAGTCCGGCGCTTCCGGCCCGGCGACCGCGTCTGGGGCAGCAATCAGGGGTTGCTGGGACGTCAGGGCACTTTTGCCGAGTTCGCTGCCGTGGACGAGTGCTGGCTATACCCCGCCCCTGCGGACGTGGAGGACGAAGCACTGGCCGCCGCGGCGCTGGTGGGCATCACGGCGCATTTGGGGCTGTTTCGCAACGCCCAGTTGCGCGCGGGAGAAACCCTGTTCATCAACGGCGGCAGTGGGGGGGTAGGCTCGATGGTCTTGCAAATGGCCAAAATTGCCGGCGCCACCGTGATTGCCACCGCCGGCTCGGAGGCCAAGGCGAAAATCTGCCGGGATTTGGGGGCGGACTACGTCATCGAGTACCAGAAACAGGATGTCGTGCAGGCCGTCCGCCAGTTCGCGCCCAACGGCGTCCAGATTTGGTGGGAGACTCAGCGGGACCCGGATTTTGACCGCGCCATAAGTTGTCTGGCTCAACGGGGCCGGATGGTGGTCATGGCGGGGCGGGAGGCTCGGCCGCCTTTCCCGGTGGGCCCGTTTTACGTCAAGGACTGCTCCCTCCATGGCTTTGTCATGTTCAACGCCACTCCGGAGGAGCAGGAGGCCTGTGCCAAAGACATCAGCCGCTGGCTGGCCGAGGGCCGCCTGCAACCGCGCATTGACCGTGTGCTGCCGCTGGCCGAAGCTGCGAAAGCCCACCAATTGCAGGAGGACAATACCCTCCGCAAAACGGGTGTGCTGGCGGGCAAAATCGTCCTGCGTTGCCCTTGA
- the gap gene encoding type I glyceraldehyde-3-phosphate dehydrogenase codes for MATKIAINGFGRIGRLVFRAIAEQGMIGKDVEVVAVGDIVPADNLAYLLKYDSTQGAFKGEVGSKKSSPDKAEDDILVVNGKEIKVVSAKTPAELPWKALGVEVVVESTGLFTDAAKDNPKSSYGHITAGAKKVIISAPAKNEDITVVLGVNDSKYDPAKHHIISNASCTTNCLAPVVYVLLKEGFGVAEGLMSTIHAYTATQKTVDGPSKKDWKGGRSAAINIIPSSTGAAKAVALVLPEVKGKLTGMAFRVPTPTVSVVDLTVKTVKETSYAEICAAMKRASETYLKGILGYTEDEVVSTDFIHCPLSSIFDAGAGIELNKNFFKLVSWYDNEWGYSCRVAELIKLILSKGL; via the coding sequence ATGGCTACCAAAATCGCGATTAATGGGTTCGGCCGCATCGGCCGGTTGGTGTTCCGCGCCATCGCGGAACAAGGCATGATTGGCAAAGATGTCGAAGTCGTCGCCGTCGGCGATATCGTCCCGGCCGACAACCTGGCTTATTTGCTCAAGTACGACTCGACGCAAGGGGCTTTCAAAGGCGAAGTTGGCTCCAAGAAATCCAGCCCGGACAAGGCGGAAGACGACATTCTGGTGGTGAACGGTAAGGAAATCAAGGTGGTCAGCGCCAAGACTCCCGCCGAACTGCCCTGGAAAGCGCTGGGCGTCGAAGTGGTGGTCGAGTCCACCGGCCTGTTCACGGACGCCGCCAAGGACAATCCCAAGTCCTCCTACGGCCACATCACGGCGGGCGCCAAGAAGGTCATCATCAGCGCCCCGGCCAAGAACGAAGACATTACCGTGGTGCTGGGCGTGAATGACAGCAAATATGACCCGGCCAAGCATCACATCATTTCCAACGCCTCCTGCACCACCAACTGCCTGGCGCCGGTGGTCTATGTGCTGCTCAAGGAAGGCTTCGGCGTGGCCGAAGGCTTGATGAGCACCATCCACGCCTACACCGCCACCCAGAAAACCGTGGACGGCCCCAGCAAGAAGGACTGGAAGGGTGGCCGCAGCGCTGCCATCAACATCATCCCCTCCAGCACCGGCGCGGCCAAAGCCGTGGCCCTGGTGCTGCCGGAGGTCAAAGGCAAGCTCACCGGCATGGCCTTCCGCGTGCCCACCCCCACCGTCTCGGTGGTGGACCTGACCGTCAAGACGGTCAAGGAAACCAGCTACGCCGAAATCTGCGCCGCCATGAAGCGCGCCAGCGAGACCTACCTCAAGGGCATCCTGGGTTACACCGAAGACGAAGTGGTGAGCACCGACTTCATCCACTGCCCGCTGAGCAGCATCTTTGACGCGGGCGCCGGCATCGAGCTGAACAAAAACTTCTTTAAGCTCGTGAGCTGGTACGACAACGAATGGGGTTATAGCTGCCGCGTGGCGGAGCTGATCAAGCTGATCCTCAGCAAGGGCCTGTAA
- a CDS encoding ABC transporter permease translates to MAIDGAASLHNHAGHMLAFPMVLREMQEAARRRGTYWARLVTVVFALLIILIILLMTRLMRDSESRSTAIFVGLALLGWLLALSSGLWLTADSISAEKREGTLGLLFLTDLRSHDIVLGKLAAHLLQGLTCLLALIPIMCLPLLMGGRTPEEVGRVALAIGATFLFSLSVGLAVSACLVRIRTTFVVTAILLAWFAFLSPWLGYALMESQRGTGVEVFAGYLLYRPGLVIGIWHSFDFSFSGAELFWTPIIHSQALALVALMVTWWRLPRSWQDTGSSFRQGSWREKWHRFRAGSQRWRRAFRQKALEINPCYWLASRNRWEPWVVWFPLIIAAVWWAYGFWEEGTYWIDDEVLFTTAYSLTAFYKLWFAWRAALFLGEARREQTLELWLTAPVHPEQVLWGQWQALWRMFRGPFTFMVLLYITFGILYLLDNYDLSETHWAYILIYYEIDHNDLFGLYYYGVVSLFDMAALGWLSMWLSYRLAHPHRAALMAILSIMSLPWILWAGGAIILELLRQMDAFDFLLNNSPRGDIMVLMRIGLFLAIHIGVDLLALYYARWRLRRYFRLVAATPVGVKPSYRTG, encoded by the coding sequence ATGGCGATTGACGGCGCGGCCAGTCTTCACAATCATGCCGGCCATATGCTGGCCTTCCCCATGGTGTTGCGGGAAATGCAGGAGGCTGCGCGCCGCCGCGGCACTTATTGGGCACGCCTGGTGACGGTGGTTTTCGCCCTGCTCATCATCCTGATTATCTTGCTGATGACACGTTTGATGAGGGATTCAGAGTCCCGCAGCACTGCTATCTTTGTGGGGTTGGCCTTGTTGGGATGGCTGCTGGCGTTGTCGAGCGGTCTGTGGCTGACGGCGGACAGCATCAGCGCCGAGAAACGCGAAGGAACCTTGGGACTGCTCTTTCTTACCGATTTGCGGAGCCATGACATTGTGCTGGGCAAGCTGGCGGCGCATTTATTGCAGGGCCTCACTTGCCTGCTGGCACTGATTCCCATCATGTGCCTGCCGCTGCTCATGGGCGGACGCACGCCGGAGGAAGTCGGACGGGTGGCCCTGGCCATTGGGGCCACTTTTTTATTTTCCCTGTCGGTTGGCTTGGCGGTTTCGGCCTGTCTGGTGCGCATCCGGACCACGTTTGTCGTCACCGCCATCCTGCTGGCATGGTTTGCCTTTCTCTCACCCTGGCTGGGCTATGCCCTGATGGAGTCCCAACGCGGGACAGGGGTGGAGGTATTTGCAGGCTATCTGTTGTATCGTCCCGGCCTGGTCATAGGAATCTGGCATAGCTTTGATTTTTCCTTCTCTGGAGCCGAACTTTTCTGGACCCCCATTATTCACAGCCAGGCATTGGCCTTGGTGGCCTTGATGGTAACCTGGTGGAGGCTGCCGCGCTCCTGGCAGGACACGGGAAGCAGCTTCCGCCAGGGAAGCTGGCGGGAGAAGTGGCATCGCTTCCGGGCGGGCAGCCAACGCTGGCGGAGAGCTTTTCGGCAAAAAGCGCTGGAAATCAATCCCTGTTATTGGCTGGCCAGCCGCAATCGGTGGGAGCCTTGGGTAGTGTGGTTTCCCCTCATCATTGCGGCGGTCTGGTGGGCGTATGGATTTTGGGAGGAAGGCACGTATTGGATAGATGACGAAGTGCTGTTCACCACCGCTTATTCCCTTACCGCTTTTTACAAGTTGTGGTTTGCCTGGCGGGCCGCCCTTTTTTTGGGTGAGGCCCGCCGCGAGCAGACCCTGGAGTTATGGCTGACAGCGCCGGTGCATCCGGAACAGGTGCTTTGGGGGCAGTGGCAGGCTTTATGGCGGATGTTTCGCGGCCCCTTTACGTTCATGGTCTTGCTCTATATCACCTTTGGCATCCTTTACCTTCTAGATAATTACGACCTGAGCGAAACGCATTGGGCATATATCCTTATCTATTACGAAATCGATCATAACGACCTGTTTGGTTTATATTATTATGGGGTGGTTTCCCTTTTCGACATGGCGGCGTTGGGCTGGCTCTCCATGTGGCTGAGTTACCGGCTGGCCCATCCGCATCGGGCGGCGCTCATGGCGATTCTTTCAATCATGAGTCTGCCCTGGATTCTTTGGGCGGGAGGGGCCATTATCTTGGAATTGCTCCGCCAGATGGATGCCTTCGACTTTTTACTAAACAACTCACCGCGTGGGGATATCATGGTTTTGATGCGTATCGGCCTTTTCCTGGCCATTCATATTGGGGTGGACTTGCTGGCCCTCTATTACGCGCGCTGGCGGTTGCGTCGCTATTTCCGCCTGGTGGCCGCCACACCGGTGGGCGTCAAGCCAAGCTACCGAACCGGCTAA
- a CDS encoding ABC transporter permease — MMFTTIAWRELTLRARQETTFLQRLLLAAVAMGLLVTLLMVGEMMRNPRSMGEFMFKFMGWTGMILGGLESVRQTADSLSREKREGTLGLLFLTHVTSLDVVLGKWVVRALTVFYHLLAVFPVLAVPFVLGGVTFGEFARLLLSLVNIMFVGLALGMLVSAWGREEHEVWASGLAWLGLLEAGPLLCNILPVFAGAAWLVPMVAALSPLQPWLLSPHAAYSMSPSSFWNALALSHLLGWLLLVMAGWSMARVWRQMALATPPRKAGYLERLVRPVVRALQWFEQSAWQQKLRFQPPSIHAQFLASYQPPPVLILTVLFSAAIAVAMVVATAATTSWLAFLPVLIFYALHWVVRLWAASHCSEVVRKLRDTGWLHVLLTTPHQRHEIPRALMFSQKPALRMVFTLVMGLEVFALMVAIYLWPNLWTGPLLAIVFLWLGAGIVFWADLHALNAAALYHGLTRPHALSAARRAIFQVLLLPLICAPLGLFCMSLALPLIYVLKSAVIHQYFRERLEQDFAAALERSQDMAPQFLTERWRSMLNLHPKPPQVAEPSPQCVSCGRGVGNAMYCPFCGYRQPGIEV, encoded by the coding sequence ATGATGTTTACCACCATCGCCTGGCGCGAATTGACCCTCAGGGCGCGGCAGGAAACGACCTTTTTGCAGCGCTTGTTATTGGCCGCCGTGGCCATGGGCTTGCTGGTCACGCTGCTGATGGTTGGCGAGATGATGCGCAATCCCCGCAGCATGGGCGAGTTCATGTTCAAGTTCATGGGTTGGACTGGCATGATTCTGGGCGGCCTGGAGAGCGTGCGGCAAACGGCGGACAGCTTGAGCCGGGAAAAACGGGAAGGCACGCTGGGACTGCTGTTCCTCACCCACGTGACGAGCCTGGATGTGGTGCTGGGCAAGTGGGTGGTGCGGGCCTTGACGGTGTTTTACCATTTGCTGGCCGTGTTCCCGGTGCTGGCCGTTCCTTTCGTTCTGGGCGGAGTTACCTTTGGAGAATTTGCCCGCCTGCTGCTGTCGCTGGTCAATATAATGTTTGTTGGGCTGGCCTTGGGCATGCTGGTCAGTGCCTGGGGGCGTGAGGAGCACGAGGTCTGGGCCAGCGGCCTCGCCTGGCTGGGGCTGCTGGAGGCTGGGCCGTTGTTGTGCAATATCCTGCCCGTGTTTGCGGGCGCCGCCTGGCTCGTGCCGATGGTGGCGGCGCTCAGTCCCTTGCAACCGTGGCTGCTGTCCCCCCATGCGGCGTACAGCATGTCTCCGAGTTCCTTCTGGAATGCCCTGGCCCTGTCCCATTTGCTGGGCTGGCTGCTGCTGGTAATGGCCGGGTGGAGCATGGCCCGGGTGTGGCGGCAAATGGCCCTGGCCACCCCGCCGCGCAAAGCGGGTTATCTGGAAAGGCTGGTCCGCCCCGTGGTGCGGGCTTTGCAATGGTTCGAGCAATCAGCGTGGCAGCAGAAGCTGAGATTCCAGCCCCCCTCCATTCACGCGCAGTTTCTGGCCAGTTACCAGCCACCCCCCGTCTTGATTTTAACGGTATTGTTCAGCGCCGCCATAGCGGTGGCCATGGTGGTGGCTACGGCTGCCACAACCTCCTGGCTGGCCTTCCTGCCCGTCCTCATCTTTTATGCGCTGCACTGGGTGGTGCGCCTATGGGCCGCGTCGCATTGCAGCGAGGTGGTGCGAAAATTGCGGGATACAGGATGGCTGCATGTGTTGTTGACCACCCCCCACCAACGCCATGAGATACCCCGGGCGCTGATGTTCAGCCAAAAACCAGCTTTGCGGATGGTCTTTACCCTGGTGATGGGCCTGGAAGTGTTCGCCTTGATGGTTGCCATTTATTTGTGGCCCAATCTTTGGACAGGACCGCTATTGGCCATAGTGTTTTTGTGGCTGGGCGCCGGCATCGTTTTTTGGGCGGACTTGCATGCCCTCAATGCCGCGGCGTTGTACCATGGTCTGACCCGGCCACACGCCCTCTCCGCCGCGCGGCGCGCCATATTTCAAGTGCTGTTGCTGCCCTTGATCTGCGCGCCCTTGGGCCTTTTTTGCATGAGCCTGGCCCTGCCACTAATCTACGTGCTGAAATCGGCTGTTATTCATCAATATTTCCGCGAGCGTCTGGAGCAGGATTTTGCCGCAGCGCTGGAGCGCAGCCAGGACATGGCCCCGCAGTTCTTAACGGAGAGATGGCGCTCGATGCTCAATCTGCATCCGAAACCGCCGCAGGTCGCCGAACCCTCCCCGCAGTGTGTATCCTGCGGCCGTGGGGTGGGTAACGCGATGTATTGCCCGTTTTGCGGATATCGCCAGCCGGGCATAGAAGTCTGA
- a CDS encoding type II toxin-antitoxin system RelE family toxin has protein sequence MTANCRVTMMPFQIIFNPTSAAELTRMPKELQLSILGEFRGLPHEAMSTDLHRFGKLQRGGRTLYRFRIGDYRIYFERHDLGILVHRILNRHSLKDFLFRNPSLPAGEDEALEQNPKFWELIEAARAASPKKA, from the coding sequence GTGACTGCCAACTGTCGGGTGACCATGATGCCCTTTCAAATCATCTTCAATCCCACCAGCGCGGCTGAATTGACGCGGATGCCCAAGGAGTTGCAGCTCTCCATTTTGGGGGAGTTCCGCGGCCTGCCCCATGAGGCCATGAGCACCGATTTGCACCGCTTCGGCAAATTGCAGCGCGGGGGGCGCACTCTGTACCGCTTCCGCATCGGCGATTACCGCATTTACTTCGAGCGCCATGACCTGGGCATTTTGGTGCATCGCATTCTTAACCGCCACTCGCTCAAGGACTTCCTCTTCCGCAACCCCTCCCTGCCTGCAGGCGAAGATGAGGCGCTGGAGCAAAACCCCAAATTCTGGGAGCTCATCGAGGCGGCGCGGGCGGCTTCGCCTAAAAAGGCCTGA
- a CDS encoding ferritin: MPSKSMTPAVEQELQRQLNYELGAAHAYLAMALWCEHQNYPGFASFFYKQEQEEREHARRVMQHLLDRDVQPGLAEVKTPRTCYGNLLEVATQAQAMERANTAGIHQAYEAALAEKDYAAQVMLQWFIKEQVEEEAWTDAMVDFVQKATCAGSLMDLDRHLEKYLESGEEEKE; this comes from the coding sequence ATGCCAAGCAAATCCATGACCCCGGCGGTGGAGCAGGAGCTGCAACGCCAGTTGAATTATGAATTGGGCGCCGCCCATGCCTACCTGGCCATGGCGCTCTGGTGTGAGCACCAAAATTATCCCGGCTTTGCCAGTTTTTTCTACAAGCAAGAACAGGAGGAGCGGGAGCATGCCCGGCGTGTCATGCAGCACCTGTTGGACCGCGATGTCCAACCCGGGCTGGCAGAGGTGAAGACCCCGCGCACGTGCTATGGCAATTTATTGGAAGTGGCCACCCAGGCCCAGGCCATGGAGCGCGCCAACACCGCCGGCATCCACCAAGCCTATGAAGCCGCGCTTGCCGAGAAGGATTACGCTGCCCAGGTCATGCTCCAGTGGTTCATCAAGGAACAGGTGGAAGAAGAGGCCTGGACGGATGCGATGGTGGATTTTGTCCAAAAGGCCACCTGCGCCGGCAGCCTGATGGATTTGGACCGGCATCTGGAAAAATACCTCGAATCCGGCGAAGAGGAGAAAGAATAA
- a CDS encoding LemA family protein has product MFGIQAIVVLVVLGVILGLVLLVGLWLMVTYNGLVGLRQRVKNAWAQIDVQLIRRHDLIPNIVNTVKGYAAHEKGTLEAVVNARAKATSCTLPAERIKAEGELSSALARLMAISEAYPDLKANQNFLALQEELTSTENRIAFARQAYNDAVTQLNTRVKMFPTVLVAGMLGFKEEPFFEAPEAERKPPTVQF; this is encoded by the coding sequence ATGTTTGGCATTCAAGCAATTGTGGTACTAGTCGTTTTGGGGGTTATCCTTGGGCTGGTGCTGCTGGTGGGGCTTTGGCTCATGGTCACTTACAACGGGCTGGTGGGGCTGCGCCAGCGCGTGAAAAATGCCTGGGCGCAAATTGATGTGCAGCTCATCCGCCGGCACGATTTGATCCCCAACATCGTCAACACCGTCAAAGGCTACGCCGCGCATGAGAAGGGCACGCTGGAAGCGGTGGTCAACGCCCGCGCCAAGGCCACCAGTTGCACGCTGCCCGCCGAGCGCATCAAGGCCGAAGGCGAGCTGAGCAGCGCCCTGGCGCGATTGATGGCCATCAGCGAGGCCTATCCCGACCTCAAAGCCAATCAAAACTTCCTGGCCCTGCAGGAGGAGCTGACGTCCACCGAAAACCGCATCGCCTTTGCGCGCCAGGCTTACAATGATGCGGTGACCCAGCTCAACACGCGGGTGAAAATGTTTCCCACGGTGCTGGTGGCGGGCATGCTGGGCTTCAAGGAAGAGCCGTTCTTCGAGGCGCCCGAAGCCGAGCGCAAACCGCCCACCGTGCAATTTTAA
- the lgt gene encoding prolipoprotein diacylglyceryl transferase, whose translation MDPVFIRFGPLTIHWYGVFIVLAMVLGAFLAARRGLRDRLLPEVFYDLLPWIIVGGMVGARLLFVVTYWDQTFSGQPWWHVFAVWEGGLVFHGGLAGAAVAVIVFARRRQLPLWVLADALAPSLAAGHVLGRVGCFMNGCCYGAPTDLPWAVRYPVEHETHGLAVHPTQFYEAGANLLLYLALAALYRRKQFDGQVFAVYLIAYACLRAGVEFFRGDYPRLTAGWITPGHWTSLIVLGVGLGLWYRLPRVLARRQTTDAPA comes from the coding sequence GTGGACCCGGTTTTCATTCGCTTTGGCCCCCTGACCATTCACTGGTACGGGGTTTTTATTGTCCTGGCCATGGTGCTGGGCGCCTTTCTGGCGGCGCGGCGGGGGCTGCGGGACCGCTTGTTGCCCGAGGTTTTCTACGACCTGCTGCCCTGGATCATTGTGGGCGGCATGGTGGGGGCGCGCCTGTTGTTCGTGGTCACCTACTGGGACCAAACTTTCAGCGGCCAGCCTTGGTGGCATGTCTTCGCCGTGTGGGAGGGCGGACTCGTCTTCCACGGCGGTTTGGCCGGAGCGGCCGTGGCGGTCATCGTCTTTGCCCGCCGCCGCCAATTGCCTCTATGGGTGCTGGCCGACGCCCTGGCGCCCAGCCTGGCCGCCGGCCATGTGCTGGGGCGCGTGGGCTGTTTCATGAATGGCTGCTGTTATGGCGCCCCCACGGATTTGCCCTGGGCCGTGCGGTACCCGGTGGAACATGAAACTCACGGGCTGGCGGTGCATCCCACCCAATTCTACGAAGCCGGCGCCAACCTGCTGCTCTACCTCGCGCTGGCCGCGCTGTACCGGCGCAAACAGTTTGATGGACAGGTCTTCGCCGTCTATCTCATCGCCTATGCCTGCTTGCGCGCCGGGGTGGAGTTTTTCCGGGGCGACTATCCGAGATTGACCGCCGGCTGGATTACGCCCGGACACTGGACCAGCCTGATTGTGCTGGGCGTGGGGTTGGGTTTATGGTACCGGCTGCCACGGGTGCTGGCCCGGCGTCAGACCACCGATGCCCCGGCGTGA